One part of the Myxococcales bacterium genome encodes these proteins:
- a CDS encoding L-rhamnose/proton symporter RhaT, with the protein MSALFAVLFHGIGGLAAGSFYVPFRRVRGWSWESYWLVNGVFAWLLMPWLVVLAMVPHWERLMQSAPANVILSCFGFGLLWGIGGLTFGMTMRYLGVSLGMAVALGFCAAFGTLVPMLQQGQLGFLVTQASGLATLGGVALCVVGIALCGQAGMLKERELSPSQQRATVAEFHLGRGLLVAVVSGLLSACFAFGLAAGKPLASLALAEGTPNLWQNSVAFVFIMGGGFTTNLLWCTFLHARNRSSGDYVDTQKPLANNYLFSGMAGVIWYSQFMFYGFGSTYLGTYDFAGWTLHMAFIIVFSTLWGLQLGEWQGCGRHTLKRLATGLALVVLSTVVIGLAAKLGKA; encoded by the coding sequence ATGAGCGCTTTGTTTGCGGTGTTGTTTCACGGCATTGGCGGCCTGGCCGCCGGCAGTTTCTACGTGCCTTTTCGTCGCGTACGCGGGTGGTCGTGGGAAAGCTATTGGCTGGTCAATGGCGTGTTCGCGTGGCTGTTGATGCCGTGGCTGGTGGTGCTGGCCATGGTGCCGCATTGGGAGCGGCTTATGCAATCGGCGCCCGCGAATGTAATCCTCTCCTGCTTTGGCTTTGGCTTGTTGTGGGGCATTGGCGGCCTGACCTTCGGCATGACCATGCGCTACCTAGGCGTGTCTTTGGGCATGGCGGTGGCCTTGGGCTTCTGTGCGGCCTTCGGCACCTTGGTGCCCATGCTGCAGCAAGGGCAGTTGGGATTTCTGGTCACGCAAGCTTCGGGCTTGGCCACGTTGGGCGGGGTGGCCTTGTGTGTGGTTGGCATCGCGTTGTGCGGACAAGCCGGCATGCTGAAAGAGCGCGAGCTATCGCCCTCACAACAGCGGGCCACGGTGGCCGAGTTTCATTTGGGGCGCGGCTTGCTGGTGGCGGTGGTGTCGGGGCTACTGAGCGCGTGTTTCGCCTTCGGCCTAGCGGCTGGCAAACCGCTGGCGTCCTTGGCGCTGGCCGAAGGAACGCCAAATTTGTGGCAGAACAGCGTCGCGTTCGTGTTCATCATGGGCGGAGGCTTCACCACGAACTTGCTGTGGTGCACGTTCTTGCATGCGCGCAACCGCAGCAGCGGCGATTACGTTGACACCCAAAAGCCGCTGGCGAACAACTACCTATTTTCGGGAATGGCAGGGGTTATTTGGTACAGCCAATTCATGTTCTATGGATTTGGCTCCACCTACTTGGGCACCTACGACTTCGCCGGCTGGACGCTGCACATGGCGTTCATCATCGTATTCTCCACCCTGTGGGGCTTGCAACTTGGCGAGTGGCAGGGATGTGGTCGCCACACC
- a CDS encoding TIM barrel protein: MRHLWGLDAVTPSLLTRIKGAGYDGVEGMLPAGMEAHVYRELCLEYGLDCVFQVVTCFPEPGGSVQDHVRSFRAQMEVAAQVRPRFVNAHSGVDCWEAEEAKAFFREALAIERDLGLLVAHETHRGRVLFNPRDTLAMLRAFADLKITADFSHWVNVCERLPFDQKAAFDLAIEHAVHIHARVGHEQGPQVYDPRAPQWQAHVQAHENWWSRIWQRQAARGATTSTLTPEFGPPPYEMLMPYTQAPIVNMWDVAVWQMQRQRQRFADACGA; encoded by the coding sequence ATGAGGCATTTGTGGGGTTTGGATGCGGTGACGCCCTCGCTGCTGACGCGGATCAAAGGCGCCGGTTACGACGGCGTGGAGGGCATGCTGCCTGCGGGCATGGAAGCGCACGTTTACCGTGAGCTTTGCCTTGAGTATGGCCTCGACTGTGTGTTTCAAGTGGTCACATGTTTTCCCGAACCGGGCGGCAGCGTGCAAGACCACGTGCGGTCGTTTCGCGCGCAGATGGAGGTGGCGGCGCAGGTGCGTCCGCGCTTCGTGAACGCCCACAGCGGCGTTGACTGTTGGGAGGCCGAAGAAGCCAAGGCGTTTTTTCGTGAAGCTTTGGCGATTGAACGCGACCTGGGATTGCTGGTGGCCCACGAAACCCACCGCGGGCGCGTGTTGTTTAACCCGCGCGACACGCTGGCCATGTTGCGCGCGTTTGCCGATCTGAAGATCACGGCAGACTTCAGCCATTGGGTGAATGTGTGTGAGCGGTTGCCGTTTGATCAGAAGGCGGCGTTCGATTTGGCAATTGAGCACGCCGTGCACATTCACGCGCGCGTGGGGCATGAGCAGGGGCCGCAGGTGTACGATCCGCGCGCCCCGCAGTGGCAGGCCCACGTTCAGGCCCACGAAAATTGGTGGTCGCGAATTTGGCAGCGGCAAGCCGCACGTGGGGCCACGACCTCCACGCTGACGCCCGAGTTTGGACCGCCACCTTATGAGATGCTCATGCCCTACACACAAGCGCCGATCGTGAACATGTGGGACGTGGCCGTGTGGCAGATGCAGCGCCAGCGCCAGCGTTTTGCTGACGCGTGCGGCGCCTGA
- a CDS encoding phytanoyl-CoA dioxygenase family protein, which translates to MLDGRGIAMNMEHAQPITSLGKALDTSPERFGPMRRSDDIAADTVALQARMKQDGYLLLSNLLDRNEVLAARGPIVQALADEAQLEPGTNIDEAVARRGTDLYFRPDMAAQNAALKHLLYNPEGRMMRFFEGFLGGQVRHFDFTWLRCVAPGKGTPPHCDIVYMGRGTHRLYTAWTPLGDVDLDMGGVMVLEGSHLNERLRNGYGQRDVDTYCSNKPDDDSRSARGLNGWLSDDPVNLQRGFKGRWLTSPFATGDVLIFDMFLVHGGLDNRSQSFRLSSDSRYQLACQPVDERWVGADPPGHGPASKRGKIC; encoded by the coding sequence ATGCTTGACGGCAGGGGGATCGCCATGAACATGGAGCACGCGCAGCCGATCACATCATTGGGCAAGGCCTTGGACACAAGCCCCGAGCGTTTTGGACCAATGCGCCGATCAGACGACATCGCCGCCGACACCGTGGCGCTTCAGGCGCGCATGAAGCAAGACGGATACCTGCTGCTGAGCAACTTGTTGGATCGCAACGAAGTGTTGGCCGCGCGCGGTCCGATCGTGCAAGCGCTGGCCGACGAAGCGCAGCTTGAACCCGGCACCAACATCGACGAGGCCGTGGCCCGGCGTGGTACGGACCTTTACTTTCGCCCCGATATGGCGGCGCAAAACGCGGCGCTCAAGCATCTGCTCTACAACCCAGAAGGCCGCATGATGCGCTTTTTTGAGGGCTTCTTGGGCGGGCAAGTTCGGCATTTTGATTTTACATGGTTGCGCTGCGTGGCCCCGGGAAAAGGCACGCCCCCCCATTGCGACATTGTGTACATGGGCCGCGGCACGCACAGGCTTTACACCGCGTGGACGCCGCTCGGCGATGTGGATCTCGACATGGGCGGTGTGATGGTGCTTGAAGGCTCGCATTTGAACGAGCGGTTGCGCAATGGCTACGGCCAACGCGACGTGGATACCTATTGCAGCAACAAACCCGACGACGATTCGCGCTCAGCGCGCGGGCTTAACGGATGGCTCTCTGACGATCCGGTGAACCTGCAACGCGGGTTCAAGGGCCGCTGGCTCACAAGCCCATTCGCGACCGGTGACGTGCTGATCTTCGATATGTTTCTCGTGCATGGGGGCCTCGACAACCGAAGCCAAAGCTTTCGATTGTCATCCGACAGCCGCTATCAGCTGGCTTGCCAGCCCGTGGACGAACGTTGGGTAGGTGCCGATCCCCCCGGACATGGGCCCGCCAGCAAACGCGGGAAGATCTGCTGA
- a CDS encoding AraC family transcriptional regulator has translation MRPGNRFRFQYSTASQLGRITEAGLIRNSQGPHEWRTLGHYALVYSLSGGAQYRDRNGIHQDIDPGDVILLFPDLPHAYGPKPGQTWSEFYLIFDGPVFDLWRAKGILDPTAPKHHAHPVDVWLRRLEQVVQRARKPGLTLPLLEVCRLQDVLAEIVTGGAAAARGQGPLPEIARACALLASDVDQSVDLADLAREMGMSYETFRKKFVQVVGVPPARYRSARLLERACELIRHGHMTDKEIALELGFCDEFHFSRRFKQIIGVPPRSYRRKMSRTA, from the coding sequence ATGCGGCCCGGCAATCGCTTTCGCTTTCAGTATTCCACCGCCTCACAACTGGGACGGATCACGGAAGCCGGCCTCATTCGCAATAGCCAAGGCCCGCACGAGTGGCGCACCTTGGGTCATTACGCGCTGGTGTATTCGTTGTCGGGCGGCGCCCAGTACCGCGATCGCAATGGCATCCACCAAGACATCGATCCAGGTGACGTGATCCTGCTGTTTCCCGACCTGCCCCATGCCTATGGCCCCAAGCCCGGGCAAACGTGGAGCGAGTTTTATCTCATCTTCGACGGCCCCGTGTTCGATCTTTGGCGGGCCAAGGGCATATTGGATCCCACCGCGCCCAAACATCACGCCCACCCCGTGGACGTTTGGTTGCGGCGGCTTGAGCAGGTGGTGCAGCGCGCCCGCAAGCCCGGCTTGACGCTGCCGCTGCTTGAGGTGTGCCGGCTGCAAGACGTGTTGGCGGAAATTGTCACGGGCGGTGCGGCGGCGGCCCGCGGGCAAGGGCCCTTGCCCGAAATCGCTCGCGCGTGCGCGCTGCTGGCGTCCGACGTAGACCAGTCGGTGGATTTGGCAGACCTGGCGCGAGAAATGGGCATGAGCTACGAAACTTTTCGCAAGAAATTCGTGCAAGTTGTGGGCGTGCCCCCGGCCCGATACCGCAGCGCGCGATTACTGGAACGGGCGTGCGAGCTGATTCGTCATGGCCACATGACTGACAAGGAAATCGCACTTGAGCTGGGATTCTGCGACGAATTTCACTTTTCGCGGCGCTTCAAACAGATCATTGGCGTGCCCCCTCGCAGCTACCGCCGCAAAATGTCGCGAACGGCCTAA
- a CDS encoding IS4 family transposase — translation MSLLRGPGDHFRAFFKLTSGCADKFDRTRTWSARSVLMWLMVLTMPDRKMSYRRSLRIVAYYGRKVFDWAKVPTLSSISEARKKVSIETCRGLLHQLVERCESIMPTPKTPWGKRRFIAFDGTRVVLPRSADTARKMARPKRPNGTSVHNPQGLVVMAADVFRRLPLDWSLTGKGIGERTSMQKLVHRLPFKAGDVAVMDRGFPSRHLFSALIEHGVDIIARMSASKATAWKELKPFLSSNKKTAKVTLTLPGARGNIELQVRVVERDAKPGRPRKGTKNERMVIVSTLSGKDGFDRKDIIKLYASRWGIESLFKEMKSFMQTEDFHSKSVQGCEQELISAMIWIALASFLQAEAERTLDGRRVVRADCLRAAGDLLSAMLSGKSIHEQMDDDIAALRMFAYAPQQDRHYPRECKRPFGRTIQRGGA, via the coding sequence ATGAGCCTGCTTCGTGGACCTGGCGATCACTTTCGAGCGTTCTTCAAACTGACCAGTGGCTGTGCGGACAAGTTCGACCGGACACGGACATGGAGCGCCCGCAGCGTCTTGATGTGGCTGATGGTCCTGACGATGCCGGACCGAAAGATGAGCTATCGACGGAGCTTGCGGATCGTGGCGTACTACGGGCGCAAGGTGTTCGATTGGGCGAAGGTACCGACGTTGTCGTCCATCAGTGAAGCAAGAAAGAAGGTCTCGATCGAGACATGCCGTGGGTTGCTGCACCAGCTGGTCGAGCGGTGCGAGTCCATCATGCCGACTCCGAAAACCCCGTGGGGGAAACGTCGATTCATCGCGTTCGATGGAACGCGGGTTGTGTTGCCGCGCAGCGCGGATACAGCGAGGAAGATGGCGCGGCCGAAGCGGCCGAATGGGACGTCGGTGCACAATCCACAAGGGTTGGTGGTGATGGCTGCGGATGTGTTTCGCCGTCTTCCGTTGGATTGGTCCCTGACCGGAAAAGGCATCGGCGAGAGGACGTCCATGCAGAAGCTGGTTCACCGATTGCCGTTCAAGGCAGGCGACGTGGCCGTCATGGACAGAGGGTTTCCGAGTCGCCACCTGTTCTCAGCCTTGATTGAACATGGCGTTGACATCATTGCGAGAATGAGCGCATCGAAGGCGACGGCGTGGAAAGAGCTCAAGCCATTCTTGTCTTCAAACAAGAAGACCGCGAAAGTGACACTGACGCTTCCGGGGGCGAGAGGGAACATTGAGCTTCAGGTGCGCGTCGTCGAGCGCGACGCAAAGCCAGGCCGCCCGAGGAAAGGCACGAAGAACGAAAGGATGGTCATCGTGTCCACCTTGAGCGGAAAGGACGGATTCGATCGCAAAGACATCATCAAGCTCTACGCCTCTCGATGGGGAATCGAATCTCTCTTCAAGGAAATGAAGAGCTTCATGCAGACCGAGGACTTCCACAGCAAGAGCGTCCAAGGATGTGAACAGGAACTCATTTCCGCGATGATCTGGATAGCCCTGGCATCGTTCCTTCAAGCAGAAGCGGAGCGTACCCTTGATGGCCGACGCGTCGTTCGCGCAGACTGCCTACGAGCGGCCGGTGATCTGCTCTCTGCGATGCTTTCAGGAAAATCCATCCATGAACAGATGGACGATGACATCGCCGCCCTTCGAATGTTCGCGTACGCCCCACAACAAGACAGGCACTATCCGAGGGAGTGCAAACGTCCCTTCGGTCGCACCATCCAAAGGGGTGGTGCTTAA
- a CDS encoding TetR/AcrR family transcriptional regulator — MTKQQHTTSAAPALAGDTARLALQCLDDLARQKGLDDVSMRDVARALSVSLAALQYHYPSKAALFDAFVQHSVDTYQKRIARIASENEPPTRFVNMLDFVARETLAVAQGGVLAMIEARAHHDEASHQALKRFMRSYLEAMGSIVAAEFPDLPPDEVLLCATLVCSQFEGLASTYEAACEIGASPQKLLEASVETAVSIVAQRAASRLNTRG; from the coding sequence ATGACGAAGCAACAGCACACAACCTCAGCGGCGCCGGCTTTGGCCGGAGATACCGCACGATTGGCCTTGCAATGCCTCGATGACCTTGCCCGTCAGAAGGGGCTTGACGACGTGTCGATGCGCGACGTTGCCCGGGCCTTGAGTGTCTCGCTGGCGGCCCTGCAGTACCACTACCCGAGCAAGGCGGCGCTCTTCGACGCCTTCGTGCAGCACAGCGTCGACACGTACCAGAAGCGCATCGCAAGGATTGCCAGCGAAAACGAGCCTCCGACGCGCTTCGTCAACATGCTCGACTTCGTGGCGCGCGAGACGCTGGCGGTTGCTCAAGGGGGCGTGCTGGCCATGATCGAGGCACGCGCCCATCACGATGAGGCATCTCATCAGGCGCTGAAGCGCTTCATGCGCTCTTACCTTGAAGCCATGGGGAGCATCGTCGCAGCGGAGTTTCCGGATCTTCCGCCTGACGAAGTATTGCTTTGTGCCACCCTCGTCTGCTCGCAGTTCGAGGGGCTTGCAAGTACCTACGAAGCGGCTTGCGAGATCGGTGCCAGCCCCCAAAAACTACTTGAAGCTTCGGTGGAGACCGCTGTTTCGATCGTGGCCCAGCGTGCAGCCAGCCGCCTGAACACGCGGGGCTAG
- a CDS encoding FAD-dependent oxidoreductase codes for MDPSKISRRSALASATASIAAGAGMNVASAGAIEAADTPARGVLAASKRPDVVVIGGGIAGLAAARRLKREGASVVVLEARDRLGGRIHTQPLERGGAIDLGAQFIGDAQHRISALVDEVGLTRVKPHQDGDSLYRANAGGGKPLRMDDGKLPLSVLSQMDAYQATQRLGRRAVTDPAARTRLDAITAAAFVADQTFTRATNAFLLGYLESESCIAGDEISALEMLDQLASIGGFAGEQASAQWFLAEGTGPLIQHLAAGLGPSIALNAPVVGLERKSDRMVLETPQGSFAARQVVVAVPPQLYGRMRLTPWFSAAQQKVLSEYRLGAVIKTLLVFATPWWRELGLSGRAGGAGGLFNAMVDASPADDSIGILVLFSTGPSGRRLAATRSEAARIGLALEDLRNTIAKTPATLFARSVDWNDDPWSLGGYASRRGPGGWVQAPDLFQSRDCFHFAGTETADEWRSFMEGALQSAERAAHAALRGLG; via the coding sequence ATGGACCCCTCCAAGATCAGCCGCCGATCGGCCCTTGCCAGCGCAACTGCAAGCATTGCGGCAGGCGCCGGCATGAACGTCGCCTCAGCAGGCGCAATCGAAGCTGCAGACACGCCTGCCAGAGGCGTTTTGGCAGCCTCAAAGCGCCCCGACGTCGTCGTGATAGGGGGCGGCATCGCCGGACTTGCAGCTGCGCGCCGACTGAAGCGGGAGGGCGCGTCGGTGGTCGTTCTCGAGGCTCGCGACCGCCTGGGTGGGCGCATCCATACGCAGCCCTTGGAGAGGGGTGGCGCTATCGACCTTGGCGCGCAGTTCATCGGAGACGCCCAACACCGGATATCCGCTTTGGTCGACGAAGTGGGGCTCACGCGGGTGAAGCCCCATCAGGACGGGGACAGTCTCTACCGGGCAAATGCTGGAGGCGGAAAACCACTGCGGATGGATGATGGGAAGCTCCCGTTGTCGGTACTCAGCCAAATGGATGCCTACCAGGCGACCCAACGCCTGGGCCGCCGGGCAGTGACCGATCCGGCAGCGCGCACCCGTCTTGACGCCATCACCGCGGCTGCATTCGTTGCTGACCAAACGTTCACCCGCGCCACCAACGCGTTCTTGTTGGGTTACCTGGAAAGCGAGTCCTGCATAGCGGGCGATGAGATTTCTGCCCTGGAGATGCTGGATCAGCTTGCGTCGATCGGCGGCTTTGCTGGCGAGCAAGCGTCTGCGCAGTGGTTCTTGGCCGAAGGCACCGGCCCTCTCATCCAGCACCTTGCTGCTGGTTTGGGGCCGTCCATTGCCCTCAACGCTCCTGTCGTGGGGCTGGAAAGGAAATCCGACCGCATGGTGCTTGAGACGCCGCAAGGCTCGTTCGCTGCGCGCCAAGTCGTCGTTGCAGTGCCGCCGCAGCTTTACGGTCGCATGCGGCTCACGCCGTGGTTCTCAGCGGCACAGCAGAAGGTGCTCTCTGAGTACCGGCTGGGTGCGGTGATCAAGACCTTGCTTGTGTTTGCCACGCCTTGGTGGCGCGAACTCGGCCTGTCGGGCCGTGCCGGCGGTGCAGGTGGCCTCTTCAACGCGATGGTCGATGCCTCGCCCGCAGATGACAGCATCGGTATCCTCGTCCTGTTTTCCACGGGCCCCAGCGGACGGCGTCTCGCCGCAACACGGTCGGAAGCTGCGCGCATTGGACTTGCACTAGAGGATCTGCGCAACACTATTGCGAAGACGCCGGCAACGCTCTTCGCACGGTCGGTCGACTGGAACGATGACCCTTGGTCGTTGGGCGGCTATGCAAGTCGGCGAGGCCCTGGCGGATGGGTGCAGGCTCCCGACCTGTTCCAGTCACGCGACTGTTTTCACTTCGCTGGCACTGAGACCGCAGACGAATGGCGCTCGTTCATGGAAGGTGCGCTGCAGTCCGCTGAGCGTGCCGCCCATGCGGCACTGCGCGGCTTGGGCTGA